From one Misgurnus anguillicaudatus chromosome 2, ASM2758022v2, whole genome shotgun sequence genomic stretch:
- the LOC141351054 gene encoding uncharacterized protein: MFFVLLTIMPLLRTQNLTKDISSSTKITSLITKIRFKSDTVPVELTSSSCTCTAGKALCNHLVAMFFQTAHFSMMQMKTVPPTMASTSMLQTWHRPRTQGIAAETTDQLVVKKPKISSRTVCKSTLYRAYTGPLPDPAVLAVGRAVKGLTPQPLISCVLNDFSEMSLVGSRFGLVPRGSVLSYQCPPVVTKNKVKHPDAPLFPNLPIDGATFPRSLHYVASCHQFFHLESLSVTPELAAVIEKQTQDQSECPLWKEMRKPRVTASRFHEACHVRGETSGQALARRMLKGTKQTKAMKSGLDKEPEVLECYSDLFNFNVSPCGFVVHPDAPYLGASPDAKVYDPNADPCFGLAEVKCPDVHTVSEARHIKIVNGQATLKKSHKYYWQVQGQLAITGLSWCDFITYTEEDITVERVWRDSVMITEMRENLDLYYFCTYMDEYLKGGL; the protein is encoded by the exons ATCCGTTTTAAATCTGACACAGTGCCTGTTGAGCTCACAAGTTCGTCTTGCACATGCACTGCAGGGAAAGCACTGTGCAATCATCTTGTAGCTATGTTTTTCCAAACGGCCCACTTTAGCATGATGCAGATGAAGACTGTACCACCAACGATGGCATCCACAAGCATGCTGCAAACATGGCATAGACCAAGGACACAG GGGATTGCTGCAGAGACTACGGATCAGTTGGTTGTGAAAAAACCAAAGATCTCTTCCAGAACAGTATGCAAATCTACTCTCTACAGAGCATACACAG gtccCCTCCCTGACCCAGCTGTACTAGCTGTTGGAAGAGCTGTAAAAGGACTCACTCCCCAACCTCTGATTTCCTGTGTTCTAAATGACTTCTCTGAAATGTCCTTAGTGGGCTCCAGATTTGGTCTGGTGCCCCGAGGTTCTGTGCTCTCCTACCAGTGCCCTCCTGTCGTGACCAAAAACAAGGTGAAACACCCAGATGCTCCTTTGTTCCCAAATCTGCCTATTGATGGTGCTACATTTCCAAGGAGTCTGCACTACGTCGCAAGCTGCCACCAGTTCTTCCATTTGGAGAGCCTAAGTGTTACACCGGAGTTGGCAGCTGTAATAGAGAAGCAAACTCAAGACCAATCAGAGTGTCCATTATGGAAAGAAATGCGTAAGCCAAGAGTGACAGCTAGCAGATTTCATGAGGCTTGTCATGTGCGAGGGGAGACATCTGGCCAGGCACTGGCAAGACGGATGCTCAAGGGTACAAAGCAAACTAAGGCAATGAAATCCGGCCTTGACAAGGAACCTGAGGTACTGGAATGTTACTCTGATTTGTTCAATTTTAATGTCTCACCTTGTGGTTTTGTGGTACACCCGGATGCTCCATACCTTGGTGCCAGTCCTGATGCCAAAGTTTATGACCCTAATGCAGATCCCTGTTTCGGTCTTGCAGAGGTGAAATGTCCTGATGTTCATACCGTTTCTGAGGCTAGGCATATTAAGATTGTAAATGGACAGGCGACCCTTAAAAAATCCCACAAATATTACTGGCAGGTTCAAGGTCAACTGGCTATAACTGGACTCAGTTGGTGTGACTTTATAACTTACACTGAAGAGGACATAACAGTCGAAAGAGTGTGGAGGGACAGTGTCATGATCACTGAAATGAGAGAGAACCTGGACCTTTACTATTTTTGTACATACATGGATGAATATCTTAAGGGTGGGCTCTAA
- the LOC141351052 gene encoding uncharacterized protein, producing the protein MAEATSRCHCSVPHCSNNKQRQPYLSFHAFPSFEYDRNKWVHAIRRDQSTTFTILRGSTFVCSRHFTDADYTSATGRKRLKKGAVPSRFLWNNWGQTARQSVYERVRARHGLCACPILSSDDAQEDDGDMVPEVTAGASDHDYAVAPPPGAQDAAAARINELEAEVRRLETEVMQLRIEHSLSQFQRFCASDEDIRFYTRFPSEEVFQAFWKAIEPSASMLVFWSKAQKKGQTARIEASESHHRSLPLIDEFFLYCCRVAAGLKEKMLADIFKVSLSTVSRIIITWANYLYLILGSLPIWMSRQEVNSTMPEKFRQFCPEVRVIIDCTEIRCQNPSALTLQSEVFSSYKNTTTFKGLIGIAPCGAVTFVSSLFTGSISDQELTKQSGILDLLEQGDACMADKGFTITSMLAERGAKLIIPPFKMAAQFSREDAERTQAIARLRILVERAIRRVKEYHIWDTAVPLTMSGTVNQLWTNCCLMSNFQWPLDVKGHKSASAS; encoded by the exons ATGGCTGAAGCAACATCTAGATGTCACTGTAGCGTCCCCCATTGCTCAAATAATAAGCAGCGACAGCCCTATTTAAGTTTTCACGCATTCCCCAGCTTTGAATATGACAGAAATAAGTGGGTGCATGCTATTCGACGCGATCAATCTACGACTTTTACTATCCTGAGAGGTAGTACGTTTGTTTGTAGCCGGCACTTCACTGACGCCGATTACACTTCCGCTACTGGTCGAAAACGTCTAAAAAAGGGAGCAGTTCCGTCCCGATTTCTTTGGAACAACTGGGGACAAACAGCACGACAGTCTGTGTACGAAAGAGTAAGGGCTCGACACGGACTTTGTGCTTGTCCCATCCTTTCCTCTGACGATGCTCAAGAAGACGACGGCGACATGGTTCCTGAGGTAACAGCTGGTGCATCAGACCACGACTATGCAGTCGCTCCTCCTCCAG GTGCACAGGATGCAGCAGCTGCACGTATAAATGAACTGGAAGCTGAAGTCAGGAGACTGGAAACTGAGGTCATGCAGCTGAGAATAGAGCACTCTCTGTCCCAGTTCCAGAGATTTTGTGCTTCAGATGAAGACATACGTTTCTACACCAGGTTTCCATCTGAAGAGGTCTTCCAGGCATTCTGGAAAGCGATTGAGCCCTCTGCTTCCATGTTGGTGTTCTGGTCTAAGGCCCAGAAGAAGGGACAGACAGCTAGAATAGAAGCCTCTGAAAGTCATCACCGCAGTTTGCCGCTGATTGATGAGTTTTTCTTATACTGCTGTCGTGTTGCAGCAGGACTTAAAGAGAAAATGTTAGCTGACATTTTCAAAGTTAGTCTCTCCACTGTTAGCCGCATCATTATAACATGGGCTAATTATCTTTACCTTATCCTTGGATCTCTACCAATATGGATGAGCAGACAGGAAGTGAATTCCACAATGCCTGAGAAGTTTAGGCAGTTTTGTCCAGAGGTGAGGGTCATCATTGACTGCACAGAGATACGGTGCCAGAATCCATCTGCACTCACACTTCAGTCAGAGGTGTTTTCTTCCTACAAAAATACCACCACCTTTAAGGGGTTGATTGGTATTGCACCATGTGGAGCAGTTACATTTGTATCAAGCTTGTTCACAGGTTCCATCTCTGATCAAGAGCTGACAAAACAGTCTGGGATTCTTGACTTGTTGGAGCAAGGGGATGCTTGCATGGCTGACAAAGGATTTACCATCACGAGCATGCTGGCAGAGCGAGGGGCCAAACTCATCATACCACCTTTTAAAATGGCAGCTCAGTTCAGCAGAGAAGATGCAGAGAGAACACAAGCCATAGCACGCCTTCGAATTCTAGTTGAGAGAGCAATCAGAAGAGTGAAAGAGTATCACATCTGGGACACCGCTGTACCTTTGACCATGTCTGGAACAGTTAACCAGTTGTGGACTAACTGCTGCCTGATGAGTAATTTTCAGTGGCCACTTGATGTTAAAGGTCACAAATCAGCAAGTGCATCATAG
- the LOC141351051 gene encoding E3 ubiquitin-protein ligase TRIM16-like: protein MAEASISVIQDQFICSICLDLLKDPVTIPCGHSYCMSCITNCWNQDDQKRNYSCPQCRQTFNTRPDLNKNVVITEMVKMLKNTKLQAARPDHSYAEAGDVKCDVCTERKHKAVKSCLVCLNSYCQTHFERHEELQSGKRHKVIDVTERLQQMICPQHEKLLEIYCKTDQLCICYLCMVDEHNEHKTVSAAAERTEKQKELKETQRKYHQRIQESQKKLQELRDVVETHKRSAQTAVDDTERIFTQLITSIERRRSEVTQLIRDQEKTAVSEAEGLLKRLQQEIDDLRRRDAELEQLSHTDDHIHFLQSFQSLSVPPGSTDSLSITVSSLISFDDVGKSVSHLREKLEDFCREEIEKIFNISKAPEPETREQFLKYYHHFTADPNTANKRLCLSEGNRVITKTKRVQQYPDHSDRFDDCCYQVLCSESLCGRCYWEIEWSGDVLISVSYKSISRKGVGDECLFGFNDQSWSLYCSDFSCSFCHNKIETKLPVVSSSSRIGVYVDHSSGSLSFYSVSDTMTLIHRVNTTFTKPLYPGFIVYGSVKLCDTTI, encoded by the exons ATGGCAGAAGCCAGTATTTCAGTGATTCAGGATCAGTTCATCTGTTCAATCTGTCTGGATTTACTGAAGGATCCAGTGACCATTCCCTGtggacacagttactgtatgagCTGTATTACAAACTGCTGGAATCAAGATGATCAGAAGAGAAACTACAGCTGCCCTCAATGCAGACAGACCTTCAATACAAGAcctgatttaaataaaaatgtggtTATTACTGAGATGGTGAAGATGCTGAAAAACACTAAACTGCAAGCTGCTCGTCCTGATCACAGTTATGCTGAAGCTGGAGATGTGAAGTGTGACGTCTGTactgagagaaaacacaaagctgTCAAGTCCTGTCTGGTGTGTCTGAACTCTTACTGTCAAACTCACTTTGAACGTCATGAAGAACTTCAGTCAGGAAAGAGACACAAAGTGATAGACGTCACTGAACGACTTCAGCAGATGATCTGCCCTCAACATGAGAAACTTTTAGAGATTTACTGTAAAACTGATCAGCTCTGTATATGTTATCTGTGTATGGTGGATGAACACAATGAACATAAAACTGTATCAGCTGCAGCAGAGAGGACTGAGAAACAG AAAGAACTGAAGGAGACGCAGAGAAAATATCATCAGAGAATCCAGGAGAGTCAGAAGAAGCTTCAGGAGCTGAGAGATGTTGTGGAGACTCATAAG CGCTCTGCACAGACAGCAGTGGACGACACTGAGAGGATCTTTACTCAACTGATCACATCCATTGAGAGAAGACGATCTGAGGTGACACAgctgatcagagatcaggaaaAGACTGCAGTGAGTGAAGCTGAAGGACTCTTGAAGCGACTGCAGCAGGAGATTGATGATCTGAGGAGGAGAGACGCTGAGCTGGAGCAGctttcacacacagatgatcACATCCATTTCCTCCAG agTTTCCAGTCTCTCTCTGTTCCTCCTGGATCTACAGACTCACTCAGCATCACTGTCAGCTCTCTCATCTCTTTTGATGATGTAGGAAAATCTGTGTCTCATCTGAGAGAGAAACTGGAGGATTTCTGTAGAGAAGAGATAGAGAAGATTTTCAATATAAGTAAAGCACCTGAACCTGAGACCAGGGAGCAGTTCCTAAAAT ATTATCATCACTTCACTGCAGATCCAAACACAGCAAATAAacgtctctgtctgtctgaggGGAACAGAGTGATTACTAAAACTAAAAGAGTCCAGCAGTATCCTGATCATTCAGACAGATTTGATGATTGTTGTTATCAGGTGTTGTGTAGTGAGAGTTTGTGTGGACGCTGTTACTGGGAGATTGAGTGGAGTGGTGATGTGTTAATATCAGTGTCATATAAGAGCATCAGCAGGAAGGGAGTAGGTGATGAGTGTTTGTTTGGATTTAATGATCAGTCCTGGAGTTTGTACTGCTCTGACTTCAGTTGTTCATTCTGTCACAATAAGATTGAGACTAAACTCCCTGTAGTGTCCAGTTCTTCTAGAATAGGAGTTTATGTGGATCACAGTTCAGGATCTCTGTCCTTCTACAGCGTCTCTGACACAATGACCCTCATCCACAGAGTCAACACCACATTCACTAAACCTCTCTATCCTGGGTTTATTGTTTATGGATCAGTGAAACTGTGTGATACAACAATATAG
- the LOC141351056 gene encoding E3 ubiquitin/ISG15 ligase TRIM25-like: MAEASISVIQDQFICSICLDLLKDPVTIPCGHSYCMSCITNCWNQDDQKRNYSCPQCRQTFNTRPDLYKNTMLAEVVEILKKTKLQAACLDHCYAEAGDVKCDVCTERKHKAVKSCLVCLESYCQTHFKQHEAFHRGKKHKVIDVTGRLQQMICPQHEKLLEIYCKTDQLCICYLCMVDEHNEHKTVSAAAERTEKQKELKETQRKYHQRIQESQKKLQELRDAVETHKRSAQTAVDDTERIFTQLITSIERRRSEVTQLIRDQEKTAVSEAEGLLKRLEQEIDDLRRRDAELEQLSHTDDHIHFLQSFQSLSVPPGSTDSLSITVSSLISFDDVGKSVSHLREKLEDFCREEIEKIYDKVTPEPETREQFLKYYHHFTADPNTANKRLHLSEGNRVITNTKRVQYPDHPDRFDGYFCIQVLCSESLCGRCYWEVEWSDVVYISVSYKSISRKGGKESLFGCNEQSWSLCCSKSSCSFKHNNIETKLPVVSRSSRIGVYVDHSSGSLSFYSVSDTMTLIHRVNTTFTKPLYPGFYVFNGSVKLCDITI; the protein is encoded by the exons ATGGCAGAAGCGAGTATTTCAGTGATTCAGGATCAGTTCATCTGTTCAATCTGTCTGGATTTACTGAAGGATCCAGTGACCATTCCCTGtggacacagttactgtatgagCTGTATTACAAACTGCTGGAATCAAGACGATCAGAAGAGAAACTACAGCTGCCCTCAATGCAGACAGACCTTCAATACAAGACCTGATTTATATAAAAACACCATGCTGGCTGAAGTGGTGGAGATACTGAAGAAGACAAAACTACAAGCTGCTTGTCTTGATCACTGTTATGCTGAAGCTGGAGATGTGAAGTGTGACGTCTGTactgagagaaaacacaaagctgTCAAGTCCTGTCTGGTGTGTCTTGAATCTTACTGTCAAACTCACTTTAAACAACATGAAGCTTTTCACAGAGGAAAGAAACACAAAGTGATTGATGTGACTGGACGACTTCAGCAGATGATCTGCCCTCAACATGAGAAACTTTTAGAGATTTACTGTAAAACTGATCAGCTCTGTATATGTTATCTGTGTATGGTGGATGAACACAATGAACATAAAACTGTATCAGCTGCAGCAGAGAGGACTGAGAAACAG AAAGAACTGAAGGAGACGCAGAGAAAATATCATCAGAGAATCCAGGAGAGTCAGAAGAAGCTTCAGGAGCTGAGAGATGCTGTGGAGACTCATAAG CGCTCTGCACAGACAGCAGTGGACGACACTGAGAGGATCTTTACTCAACTGATCACATCCATTGAGAGAAGACGATCTGAGGTGACACAgctgatcagagatcaggaaaAGACTGCAGTGAGTGAAGCTGAAGGACTCttgaagcgactggagcaggaGATTGATGATCTGAGGAGGAGAGACGCTGAGCTGGAGCAGctttcacacacagatgatcACATCCATTTCCTCCAG agTTTCCAGTCTCTCTCTGTTCCTCCTGGATCTACAGACTCACTCAGCATCACTGTCAGCTCTCTCATCTCTTTTGATGATGTAGGAAAATCTGTGTCTCATCTGAGAGAGAAACTGGAGGATTTCTGTAGAGAAGAGATAGAGAAGATATATGATAAAGTTACTCCTGAACCTGAGACCAGGGAGCAGTTCCTAAAAT ATTATCATCACTTCACTGCAGATCCAAACACAGCAAATAAACGTCTCCATCTGTCTGAGGGGAACAGAGTGATAACTAACACTAAAAGAGTCCAGTATCCTGATCATCCAGACAGATTTGATGGTTATTTTTGTATTCAGGTGTTGTGTAGTGAGAGTTTGTGTGGACGCTGTTACTGGGAGGTTGAGTGGAGTGATGTGGTGTATATCTCAGTGTCATATAAGAGCATCAGCAGGAAGGGAGGTAAAGAGTCTTTGTTTGGATGTAATGAACAGTCCTGGAGTTTGTGCTGCTCTAAATCCAGTTGTTCATTCAAGCACAATAATATTGAGACTAAACTCCCTGTAGTGTCCAGATCTTCTAGAATAGGAGTTTATGTGGATCACAGTTCAGGATCTCTGTCCTTCTACAGCGTCTCTGACACAATGACCCTCATCCACAGAGTCAACACCACATTCACTAAACCTCTCTATCCTgggttttatgtttttaatggATCAGTGAAACTGTGTGATATAACAATATAG
- the LOC141351059 gene encoding E3 ubiquitin/ISG15 ligase TRIM25-like: MAEASISVIQDQFICSICLDLLKDPVTIPCGHSYCMSCITNCWNQDDQKRNYSCPQCRQTFNTRPDLYKNVVFAQMVEMLKKTKLQAARPDHSYAEAGDVKCDVCTERKHKAVKSCLVCLESYCQTHFEQHEAFHRGKKHKVIDVTGRLQEMICSQHEKLLEIYCKTDQLCICYLCMVDEHNEHKTVSAAAERTEKQVRDVICDKCFIIMTPNYITKDLYILM; encoded by the coding sequence ATGGCAGAAGCCAGTATTTCAGTGATTCAGGATCAGTTCATCTGTTCAATCTGTCTGGATTTACTGAAGGATCCAGTGACCATTCCCTGtggacacagttactgtatgagCTGTATTACAAACTGCTGGAATCAAGATGATCAGAAGAGAAACTACAGCTGCCCTCAATGCAGACAGACCTTCAATACAAGACctgatttatataaaaatgtggtGTTTGCTCAGATGGTGGAGATGCTGAAGAAGACAAAACTACAAGCTGCTCGTCCTGATCACAGTTATGCTGAAGCTGGAGATGTGAAGTGTGACGTCTGTactgagagaaaacacaaagctgTCAAGTCCTGTCTGGTGTGTCTTGAATCTTACTGTCAAACTCACTTTGAACAACATGAAGCTTTTCACAGAGGAAAGAAACACAAAGTGATTGATGTGACAGGAAGACTTCAGGAGATGATCTGCTCTCAACATGAGAAACTTTTAGAGATTTACTGTAAAACTGATCAGCTCTGTATATGTTATCTGTGTATGGTGGATGAACACAATGAACATAAAACTGTATCAGCTGCAGCAGAGAGGACTGAGAAACAGGTAAGAGATGTGATCTGTGATAAATGTTTCATTATAATGACACCAAACTACATAACTAAAGATCTTTATATCTTAATGTAA